The genomic window AGTATCAAGAActgaatgatttattttgtacatatAGCAGCAGATTGTCTTTAATTGCTGCCCTTTTATAACTACTGAACCAACTCTACACACCtgtaaactaataaaaaataaaataaaaaatatatctaaTTAATTTATAGATTAAATCCACAGAGTTCTGAACCGAGACCATGATTTTATAACGATTTATCGTGAGGGTGCTGGTGGGGGCCCCACCTGCACTTGGTCCAGCCGTCGCCCAGCGTCACCCACAGGTGCCTCTCGTCCACGGTGCCGTTGGCGTGGAGGAAGTCGATGGCCTCTCTGGTGTGGAGGGGCACCACCACGCTGCGGGCCAGATCGCCCCCCGAGGACTGCaccacctggagggggggggggaggggggggcgggaggaggaggaggaagaatatgaagaggggaaggaggaggaggagggaggaagaggaggaggaggaagaggaggaggaggacgaaaagggaggagagggaggaggaggagaaggagaaggaggaggaggaggaggagcaggaggaggattaAGAcgaagaggggaaggaggaggaggaggagggggaggaggaggatgagggaggaagaggaggaggaggacaaaaagggaggaggagtggaggaggaggaggagtaagacGAAGAGGGGAACGAGGAGGATTGTGGGTatggggaggaggacgatgaggaggacgaggaggaggaggaagatgaattGAAGAGCCCTGTTGGGTTCAAGATACAGAGCTGGCCGCTACGCCTCCACAATATCCATAATATCATCCCATGAGGGCTGAATATCTTCTGGGATTTTTACAAAGAATAATAGAAACTAAAACATTTTTACAAGGAAACTAAAACATTTGCACAGTAAGAATTCCCCAGGGCACGATAAAGAACAAAAAATGTTACCTTATCAATACAAAATCAATAGTTCTGCCGATAAGAACGTGATGACGTACCATCCTCAGTGGCGTGAACAGGAAGTGCACCAGATCCGCGGAGCTGGGGTTCTGGATGTGGGCTCTCAACTTTGCCTGTGGATTGGAAGTAGACCGGGAGAAAATGTTAAAATGTGCTGAAAATTGTAAACCGCTAGGTTAGTACGCTAAATACATGGCATTTTTCCCACGGACCCCCTTACCAGCAGATTGAACGCGTGTTTGAACTTCTGGAAACAGTCAACGAACTCCTCCTCGGTCGGGGGCCGTGAGCGTAGAGTGAGgacgccctctggtggacacaTTCAGAACATCACATTAGAAAGACAAACTACATGATCGTCtcagaacttttttttttttacactctATGGGCAGGCCTCTACAATTTATTGGATCACAGGGTTTAATATGAACACGAGATTAGAGTTAGGATTAAGGTTATTGTTGATTAAAATCGAAATCATATGACATATCATTTTAAATGATAAAATAATTCAGAATAAGGGATAAGTCACAGAACTGTCACAACtgctgaggaagaggacggtGAAGATGTGGAGCAGAAACTGACCTCCTGGACTTTTCTTTTTgcccttcttgttcttcttcctcTTGGAGAGCTCGTTAAACGCCTCGGCGGCTTTCTGCAGTTTGGTGACGAAGTACTCAATGTCATCCAGGATGTGGTTCAGGATTTTCTGTCAAACAAAAAGATAAATTACAACAAAATCCAGTAAATATGTTTGGTTGGTTTCAGACCAGCAGATGCAAtgtttcaattttatttattttttactaacAATACCAATagcaaaaattaaaataaaatttggatttttttggatgTGGTTTAATGTGAAGTAAGCGCCAACTGTAAATGTAGCAATCATTAGCATTTCCTATCAGGCCGCTAATCCACTGTTTGACTTGGAGAGATGATTGACTCAAGGCAACGTGACTGACAAGGTGACTTTATAGAATGATTAACCTCGGAATATCAAAGTCTACCCAGGCAGCAATACATTAGCAGCCGTAACAACAATAACTGATGCTTCTGAAAGCAAACATACATAAATGGAGTTGGCGTAGAACAGACAACAAacctgaataactaaaccattATGTGGAATTTACAAAATGTTTCAGGTTTCAGATTTtatgtaaagaaaataaatgtaaataaatagtttttaatttttaacgattaaaaaaaatatagagaTATTTTCCCGCCACATCATCGGGAAGACAAGATGGCCGTTCCCTAAGGTGAGGGCGAGGGTTAGGTtgagggagggttagggttaggtttgaggaggagtgagaggttagggttagggttggggttgagggagggttagggttaggtttgaggaggagtgagaggttagggttagggttggggttgagggagggttagggttaggtttgaggaggagtgagaggttagggttggggttcaggaggagtgagaggttagggttggggttcaggaggagtgagaggttagggttagggttggggttcaggaggagtgagaggttagggttaggtttgaggaggagtgagaggttagggttggggttcagGAGAGTGagaggttagggttggggttgaggaggagtgagaggttagggttggggttcaggaggagtgagaggttagggttggggttcaggaggagtgagaggttagggttggggttcaggaggagtgagagttagggttggggttcaggaggagtgagaggttagggttggggttcaggaggagtgagaggttagggttggggttcaggaggagtgagaggcctGGGGTGCAGGCCGGTGCAGACCGCGGGGCACTCACCACGTCCCGGTCCACGTGGAACACCGTCATCCGACGGGAAGGTCGTCCTCGCCAGAGTAGCGCCTCACCTGGTCGTCCGTCAGCACTGAACGCACAAACGAGTTACACAACATGTTACACAACAGCCCTGTTTTGTAGTTTACGTAGTAAGCTGTGATATTTAAGGTCCCCGTTTGACTCCTTCAatgtttatctctctctactTGTGTTCAACTTTTGTGTGGTAAATAATTTTTTAAATagacaaaagaaaacacaaattcaACCACTGCTGGTCAGATTAGTAGATGATATTGTTTTGAGCTGGATTGACCCATTTAAATAGCCTTTATAAGTTAGATTCATGTTCCCTGTCCGTAAACAGGAGGGAACAGATTAGATTATCACAGAAGCTTGATGGGCTCTGGAGCCGTTGCTTGTGACCGGTGACGGCTGCCAACGACTCGGAAGATAAAACTTGAGGGGGAGAGTCTGAAATGGGTTTCAGAGCTGGAGATAGCCGAGGAGACGCAGGATGAGTCCTGACTCATGTGACTGTTCCCTTCACCATCCCACTTGGACTCCACTACTGAAAATGCATTGAATCTTCCCATGTTAATaaaagggggaggggcctgatGGAGTCACTCACTCTCTTGCTGCTCATTGGTCCAGGCCGACCAGGCAGCCACTCTGCTCTTCACGTCCATTTGATTGACAGAGTCaggaggggcgggggcgggcGCACGCCGGGGGCGGCGGAATCAGCCCCGTCACTCTTCAGAATCatcctggaggggggagggatggaaggagggagggagggagagagggagagagggggagagagagagaacgagaaacgAGAACGAGAACATCCAATCAGATTACAGGATcactattcattatttattcacGGTATGAAGATGANNNNNNNNNNNNNNNNNNNNNNNNNNNNNNNNNNNNNNNNNNNNNNNNNNNNNNNNNNNNNNNNNNNNNNNNNNNNNNNNNNNNNNNNNNNNNNNNNNNNATGAATATcgcaataaaaaaatgtctggCTTCCTTATTCTATGAGATTGGTATTACTTTGAACTAAGATACTAATTGAGGCGAAAAGGTCACTGGCATTCTCCTGTTTGTAACAACCTCTCTAATTGGTGTAATTAAGTGAGACATCCTACCTAGTTGGACCATGTCAGAACAGCCCAGCCGTACGCTGCATATCAACTATACTTATCTGTTTTACAACCACCCCACGTCACATGGGCCGATTGCCAACAATGAGGGATATATTGCTTTGTCGATATTGTTATTGTGTCAACAAAAACGGTAATGAGTGTTTTGATGGGTGAACCAGAAAGCTCTGACCCGTCATCTACAGTAATTAGTCCTTCATGACCTAAACTAGCCTCATGAGCATGTGCTACTCACACAGTCCACATTGTGGGAATATTTCAGTTCATATCTCAGCTCCTCTCTGAGGATCAGTCCGGCCTCGATCTCGATTAAAAGCAACTTCCGAAACCCAACAAGTGGACGGGCCAATCAGGGATGGGGGGCATGGAGTATTAGCTCAACAGATCAATATGATTCTCACGGGACTAACCTTAAACCCAGCTACGTAAAACATTTGGGCTCAGGCCTTATAACACATGGATGAGGACCTCATTGAAGCCAAGGTCTCATGTCTTCGAGCAGAGGATGAGTTTAATGTAAGCATTATGTATGTCCATTAGGTCAGCCATTGCAATCCTAACCATCCCTAGGGTTTTTTTTCTCTGCtctttaaggggggggggtcataaaaCATggtctgtgaagccctttgagctATACAAATAAACTGCACTTGAGCGACTTCAGTGGTCACCTTTCAAAACAATCATTCCCCTCCTCTTGGATTTGGCGATGTGAGGGGCAAATGTTTATTATCTTTTAAAGACATTAAACGTTAAAATCCCCGCACAGCGACAGATGCAGGCTCAGAAACAAAATAAGGTCATGTGATTGATGACAACTATGTGTGACGTCACTTTCCACATTAAATGACGTTCAGATTTGGCCAGCGAGTGATGTGGCCTGTTTTAGGTCAAGGTTTGTCTTCGGAAAAAGTGGTTTTTAGCAAAACTCATGCACCTTTTGTGCTTCTAAATAGGACCATGCTGATATTAACCTTATTTCAGATTCACTATCTTAGGTGGGTATGCTTGTTCAATACTAGCTATTTTATTCTTCCTAACTTATTTTGCATTcatttgaatcttgaatcttttcACAATTCTGGCAAAGTGCATCCATTGTATTTTCTTCCCATCAATTATTTAAAACTATCAAACATCAAATCAGCATGTCATTTCAGTTGTATGTAATAACCGATATTTAACAGTAAATAACAGGTTGAAATAATGTATTTGTACAAGATTTTGCATAGGATCAATCTGATAAAAATGCCTTATTCATGCCCCCAACTGATGCTGCTCATGTATCATGTGGAAGTTTTTCTGATAAAAGAACGACATGTAATATCAGGCCAGACAACATCACCGACATCTGCTTCCTGAAACACACACCGTTTAATCGGGATGATCACACTCTTAACGTCTCACTCTGCTTCAATCAGCTGGTACATCTGGTTAAAACATGTAATTAAGACGGAGAGAGCGGGCTGAGGCAGACGACAGTAGACATACCTTACTAATGCTTCATATAAACTGGTCTGCCTATCGCCTACCCCCCAGAAACCAATCTCAATGACCCTGTTGCCGTAGACACCTCAGGATgtaatcattaacatgatctgTGCAAACTGTTATTATATTAGCCCTTTAACTTCCTTTATCGGTAGAGAAGATGCAAAGGCGAGGTTTACAGGGATTGTTATCATATGATTCAATTGATTTAATAAGTGTTTTGCTTTGAGGTCTTATAAACAGCTTAAGTAAATTATGGGTCTGTGTTGTGACAGCTGATTGACAGATTGGAACATCTTTCTGTGACAGCTGATCGACCACAGTATACACAGTCGAcgacatgcatatacacaacAACCATGCCTACACATGGCATATTCTTCACCCCTCATATCAAAGAgacaacaaataaacaacagGGTAGACATCATAAGTCGACATGGCGCTTGGTCATCCCATCAAATGATGGATTCACCAAGAGTGATTTAAACTAAAGTTTCACACTGCTCGGGTCCAGTTCCAGTCTAAAGTTATCGTGTCCGCTGTGGGCGACATTAGAACACAGTGTTTAAATCGCAACACACATTTCGTACGCCGATATCGCGTCGGTCAAGCGAACTCGACAGGTCGACGCACAGAAATACGTGCGATCGTTTCCCAAAGTATCTCCATATCGCAGGTCTGTTTGAGTCGTTTTGTTTTATACTGTGTTACCTTCAGAGCCCCTGTCCGAAGACACATGTAGAACAACTCCATAACTAAGGCCTCGTAGCGAGATGCTGCCGAGTCGCTCATTAGAAATTTCGAAAACTCACCGTTAGAGAATTTGTCGTGAAAATGACTTTTTTTTCGCCATACAGCCCAGTGTTGGAGTTTAATAAAGACACTCCATGTCCCCCCAGCCAGGACGAAGAGAGCCAAGCGAACGATACTGCGTACGGCGAAGTTATATAAAAGAAAGAGATTCTCTCGTTAGTAAACTTCTGCCATAAGACATGAGGTCATTGCGATAAAAATAAAAGGATGCCGTCATCGCGCCTCCAGTCAGAGCGCAGCGGTCGCTCTTAAAGGCGCAGGCGCACGCTTCAAAGTCCGCCAGAGGATAGAGTTATATAAAAAGGTAAATCGACGCGGACGTTTATTAGATCtatagaataaaaaataaattaaaaaaaagtggtctCCTACAGTCCTTCGATACAATTCGTGATGTTTACATTTCTGAAGCGTGCTTGACAAGTACTTCCTTTTGACAAGTTTGTATACATTCACATGACAAGGTAATATTTCAAAGGAATATTTAACTTTATGTTTATCATTTGATACACCATCAAATATGACCTGAAATACATTTCCGGGGgttagtataatataataactCGCACACTGCAGTCGTCAAAACACTGGCTCCAAAAAACCGTTGCAGTTCCGAACCGTCCGCTTGGCGGCAGTGCAGGCTCGAGCATAGCACGACGGCGACGAGGGGGGCCTGACGTACTTCCGGAACAGAACCACAACAGGAAGTATGAAAGTGATGTAAACACAAGGCAATAGCTTGCCATTCCAAAACTGTAACAATCTGAACGTTATTTATGGATGCTGGAGGAGGCTGACGATCGCACATCCGTCAGTATAAACGCATCTTGTGAAACAGTGGTCATAATCGTGGTCGTCTTTTGTCCCGTAACGTaactactctgcggttggcagCACTGGGGAAAGAAGCGCAAGTGTTTACGTCGGGCACTAAAATGGATGACAATAAGGTGAGACAAAACACCACAGCTCACTATTCGCTTGTTTCATTAAACTGAACTCGAAGCAAACCGCAGTTCACGCTGGATGGGTCGAGTATTGTCGTAGTCGACCCTaccgtgttgtgtgtgtgtttagccaGCAGAGCTAGAATACTGGGCCTGTAGGCACACTGCGAGGCTCAGATCTTACTGCCCTCGTAGACGTCTTTCCATCTTAGTGATTGGATCTTAATGGTGCCCCTTCTGGTTTACATCTGGAATGTGTTTTTCTTCAATCCTAAACGCGTTAAAATGATAATCAATTAATTGATCAAGCATTCGATGCAAGCCACAGTGCTTGCATCCCACTATACTACTCTATATTTTGGACACCTCCTTCATGATGATAAGAGAATGGAACATGGTAACTCAAATATAAAAAGGCTAAGGAGATCCACATTTTGAATTATTGTTTAGTCGTTCAGTGGTGATTAAAGAACAGGTTTACTGAATTATCGCGGttaacaaaatgtaaacaaactAAAAAATCTGCATGCAAAGAATACCGTAGGATTCGCGGTAGCAGACACTGTAAGTAGTCAACAGATTAGATGGGTTGATGTATTGTGGTTTCTATTTATTTGACAGATTGTGGCGGGTAAGGTGAAGAAACCGGGGAAGAGAGGACGTAAGCCGGCCAAGATCGACCTGAAGGCCAAGCTGGAGAGGAGCAGGCAGAGCGCGAGGGAGTGTCGCGCCCGGAAGAAGCTCCGGTATCAGtacctggaggagctggtgtcCAGCAAGGAGAGGGCCATCTGTGCCCTCCGCGAGGAGCTGGAGATGGTAACTCAACGATATATGATGTATACAAACCAACCCCTAACCTTACCCAGACTGGACACATCATCCCTAACCACACGCACGGTGGATTAACCTACCCTCACCCTACTCAAACCATACTCACCAAGCctaaccacactcacactgtaACTAACCAACCCTAACAACACTCACACTAGACTCCCCATCCCTAACAACACTTACACTCGACTAACTAACCCTGAACCTACtcaccaaccctaaccctagccaaAGCATACTCACCAAGCCTCACAACACTCACACTAGACTAACTAACCCTGAACCTACTCACCAACCATAGCCCTAGTCAAACCCTACTCACCAAGCctaaccacactcacactggaACTAACCAACCCTGACAACACTTACACTGGACTCACCAAGCCTAGCCACACTCACACTAGACTTACCCTAACCCCAAACCTTCTCAAAATTGACTCACCAAACCTAACCCTGATCTCATTGCTCATTATGTCTAGGGCCCGATACTTAATTATCTGATTTATCATTTGGTAATATGTGTCATATGTTCAAGATACCTTACAGTGACCCCAATCAATTAAATCCAAATGACCAAACTAGATTTGTCATTTCTTAACTAAAATAGTTCACTCGTAGTGTGTATTTTCTTTCGTCCCCCAATGTGACCCCCAATGTGACCCCCCCTGTGACTCCCAATGTGACCCCCAATGTGACCCATATTGACGACCTCTCTCCTGCGCAGTACAAGCAGTGGTGCTCCGCCATGGACCAGGGCAAGATCCCCTCGGAGATCAAGGCCCTGCTCACGGGCGACGACCAGAAGGGGTCCCACGACGGCAGCGCCAAGGCGTCCAAGAACAGCAAGAGCAGCAAgaacagcggcggcggcggcggcggcggcagcaacAGCCAGGGCTGAGCGGGGGGCGCCGGCACCGGCCGGCGGAACCAGAGGACGTCACATGCGGAATCACGAGATGGACGGAGAACCGACCGCATTCACAGGAAACCGGGGGAACCGTGTCGAcacaagcggggggggggggggttccgagagcgcacacacacacccccggtccgggggggggggcggggtaggCGACCTCACGATTCCAACCACAGATCGGGCGATCGATTATTAACTTTGTTTTGCTCAGTCCCACCGTAGATAAACGCATAGGCATGTATAGATATGTTACTTTTTTTGGGAGTGGGGGTGGCGAGGTCCTCGTGGATTGACTTGTTGTTCCCTGAATATATACATACGATGCCGTTTATGTTGTGTGCACCCGATACTCTCTCCGTAACGTACGCTGTTGCCGTGGCGATAGACTCCAACAAGCGTTTTCTCTGAAACTCAACTCATGGGTTGTACTCGCCGACGTGGCGCGCTCCGACTGcaactctttttttatttttttctttactatGATTTTTAAATTAAGTTTGGTGAAATCATACCGACCCATGGGAAGTCATTAAGATAAACACGCAGCGAGAGGTTGAGGTGAGCCCGGGATTACTACTACTGACGAGAACGTagtccacacacagaggaattGAGTCGATTGGGTATAGTTTTGTATTCGTATTTTGTATTGGATCTGAGAAAGCACCGTGCCACGTTTTGTATTGTGGTCATGAATGTATTGTGAAGAGTCTGTTCGgatattttttctcttttcttttctttattaaGGGGTGGAATTAATCCCAGACCATTTGCTCTTTTATGTTAACAAAAGTTTGTTATATTTCATACAAACTATAAATGGAGAATCCTGAGAAATTGCTATTTTTGTCTGACAAAAATTGGGCCCTTCCTTGACCTGGTCAGTCAGTTACTTTACGTCCACGTGTGATGCCTATGCTATTTTATATTTGGAGCCTTGAATTCATATTTAATAAGCCTTTGAATTAGAAAGTTGCCTTTTGGGGCATATTTTTgcattgataaatgtaatgtcGCTTTTCTTTGTGATATTGTTTCTGGTTGGAAGCCGCGAGTGTAATCAAGGTAAGAAAACGCTCACTAAAGGGAGGACGGAATGAAAAAGTCACTTTTAAATCATCTGTCAATGTTTATGACAATCATCTAACGAAACATCTGTCCATGTTAAAGACACATTTTCTTTGATGGATTTTCAGCTGAAATCTTTTTTCAATGTTAAGTTTGAAAAAACGTTTGTTGAGTTCACCGCCACTTGGATTGAAATACACTAAACATAAAATGTTATTCACAGACTTGTTATTTACAGTcattaaatcaataaataatctTTTTTATGTTAATCAACTCTTATGTACCGGtatgtatcgtgtgtgtgtgtgaataagccTTGTATGGTTTTAATTTCTGTCTTAAGTCCAGGTAATAGCCAGGTCGTAACACTGTTTCCAGGCAGACTGGGGTAAACACAGAGAGCAGACAGACTGGTGCTTTTCCAGAGTGTTTCAGTGCAACAGGGGGACCAATAGGAAGGAAAGAATGGCAGGAATAGGATTTGCTAATAAAGTGGTTACTCTGTGGAGAAGGACGTAGGTGTAACCATGGCGATCGAAATAAAAAACGCATATGTCAATCCATTTGTCttggttgattttgttttacAGCACTGGGAAAACATTTTACACGACGGCGTTAACAAACTGTCTCTGAAGAAAAATTCAAtgtgtgcattttttttattattataattcctACATAGAATTTGATACACATTTTTTTTCCAAACACGGTAGTTGACAGCGTACTGAAATAATACATTACACGGGCAGAATTAGAAGACTTCACAAGAAAATGTAGCGTTGAAATGATAAATCGTCGACAGAATcactatgttttgtttttaagggATACAAACCCACGGTAGACATTACAGATGAACTGGCTGTGAGCCGTCACTCCAACCGGGTCGTCACAGACCTCGGATCGGAACAGGTGAATGAAAGATAAACGCATCACTGATATCACAAATACAttctgtgtgcgcgtgagtgctGCTTCTTTCACCTACGATGACCTCGGACAAAAGAGGTACGACTGTACAGACTGTGCTACCTGAGGACCCCTTGTACTGCAATATCTACagtgtatgtacacacaccgTTGATGACGCCAACAATGATActcataattatatatattcaataaatacatacatttgaAATTTTGCTGATTTTCTTCCAAAACATACAAATCCCACACTTCCCTTTCCCACTGGGGACTGCCGTTAAAGGTAAAAGACGGATTGATTACCTCCCCCTGGACTTGTGCATTTCAAAGCCATTCTCCTTTTAAAATGTCTGTGCGATTATCATCCACGTTGTGTCAATGGCTGGTTGAGGGTTAGTGTGGCTCCGGCTACACAAAGGTGTTGGGGGGGTTGGCGTTGATGGGCCAGGCCAGCTTCTTCTCCTTGGCCTCGCGGTCGAAGGTGTCACAGATGGAGTCCTTGGTGAGCGCTTTGGCGTGCACGGGGACGTCCACCACGCCCACGTAGTTCTTCTTGGCCATGCGCGTGCTGGCCGTGATGGTGTACGCGTTGCTGCGGTAACACTTCATGGACGACATGCAGAAGGTCTCCCTCATGCCCCGGCGGAAGTTGGCGTTGTACACCGAGTACAGCGTGGGCTTGGACGCCGTGGAGCTGAAGGAGATCCAGGCCACGGCCGTGAagaacagcgccccctggcggTGGGAGCCGCCGGCCGACTCCCGGGGGTGCCAGAGCTGCGCCACGTAGAAAGGCGTCCAGGTCAGCAGGAACACCGAGTTGAGCATGAGGAACATCTTGATGGTCTTGACCTTAGTCCGGGGCACGATGTTCATGGTGCGGCGCAGCGTGAGCCCGTCGGCGCCCACCCGCCAGATGTAGCGCACCACCCGCTGGTAGAAGGACGCCATCAGCGCCACCGGCACCAGGAAGCCCAGCAGCAGGTGGGCCACGCCGTAGACCACGCCCGCCCAGGTGTACGGCAGGAAGAAGTCGCAGTGGCCCGCCCGCGACGACAGCGCCCCGCCGTAGAAGAAGAGGCACGGCGCCACGAAGGCCGCGTCCAGCAGCCAGGACGCCAGGATCATCTTCTTGGCCTTCCCGCGCGACACCTTGAAGCTGAGCGGGTACACGATGGTGTAGAAGCGGTCCACGCAGATGGACAGCAGCACGTACACCTGCACGCCGGGGCACAGGTGCTGCAGGTAGCGCACCAGCTTGCAGGCGGCGCCGCCGAGTGGCCAGCGGCCGGCGCCCACCTGCAGCAGGACGAAGGGGGCGCCGCCCAGCGACAGCAGCAGGTCGGCGCACGCCATCGACACCACGAAGTAGTTGGTGGTGGACTGCGTGCGGCGGCTGCGGTGGATCACCAGGCACACCAGCGCGTTGCCCAGGAGGGAGACGAGCCACAGCGCGCCGAAGACCAGCCCCAGCACCGCCACCTCGGCCGGGGCCAGGTCGTAGGTCAcctggagccccgccccccccagggtGGCGTTGTGCGGGCCGCCCGAGGCCCCGAGGCGCTCCGAGGggagggcggcggcggtggaggtgggGCCGAGCGGGacccctgaggaggaggaggaggaggaggaggaggaagaggaggaggaggagttgaccG from Gadus macrocephalus chromosome 4, ASM3116895v1 includes these protein-coding regions:
- the crebl2 gene encoding cAMP-responsive element-binding protein-like 2 — its product is MDDNKIVAGKVKKPGKRGRKPAKIDLKAKLERSRQSARECRARKKLRYQYLEELVSSKERAICALREELEMYKQWCSAMDQGKIPSEIKALLTGDDQKGSHDGSAKASKNSKSSKNSGGGGGGGSNSQG
- the gpr19 gene encoding probable G-protein coupled receptor 19, which translates into the protein MVYAPSTGLLAIKPSLYSPSFSFPLFLNFSDAVNSSSSSSSSSSSSSSSGVPLGPTSTAAALPSERLGASGGPHNATLGGAGLQVTYDLAPAEVAVLGLVFGALWLVSLLGNALVCLVIHRSRRTQSTTNYFVVSMACADLLLSLGGAPFVLLQVGAGRWPLGGAACKLVRYLQHLCPGVQVYVLLSICVDRFYTIVYPLSFKVSRGKAKKMILASWLLDAAFVAPCLFFYGGALSSRAGHCDFFLPYTWAGVVYGVAHLLLGFLVPVALMASFYQRVVRYIWRVGADGLTLRRTMNIVPRTKVKTIKMFLMLNSVFLLTWTPFYVAQLWHPRESAGGSHRQGALFFTAVAWISFSSTASKPTLYSVYNANFRRGMRETFCMSSMKCYRSNAYTITASTRMAKKNYVGVVDVPVHAKALTKDSICDTFDREAKEKKLAWPINANPPNTFV